In the genome of Arachis stenosperma cultivar V10309 chromosome 6, arast.V10309.gnm1.PFL2, whole genome shotgun sequence, the window ttttgcagtagaattaaatagaataaggtTGAGAATTTTAGAATGCGGATAGGGTTAGAATAGAGAGATTTTTAATCCGTGAGTGGAATagagttaaatttaaaaaaaattaatatacaaataagATTGTGATAGAATTTAAACCCTATTCTATTCTATTTATTATTGGTCATTAACAATCCTAATGGCATATATATGTAAAaagaattattattttttaatttacttgGCTATTAGAGTATATGAAAACTAGTTAACGAtgagaaaattatttttcttcttattataattagtaattttattaaataccATATCCAGTTTAGTCTTATTCATTtttgttcatttttatttatatttttttctcaaataaaataaaaaaattatctaatttcccaaacaaattattttgataattttttattttatttaaaaaaaatccctCTTATTTTTGCTTTTAATCTAATTTAGGAGCTTTCAATTCATCCATTAATAATTAGAATGAAATCATAGTATTTTTGATAGTCAGACTTAgaaatctaaattttatattttatataagttatttctatcaaaaaataaatgaataatttaattatcattaaTAATGTTAATACAATTAATAAAAGAACAATTATTTAATAacgattaattttttaatttatatggatatcaaataaaaaatgttaaaattatatgtttatttaaaaaataaactaatcaAATGATTCGATTTATTTAAGTCATTAATTTATTAACTTGTATACAGCAAAATATATTAgcatataatttaaaagattttttgcTAATAGATTGAAATAATTTTTGAGGTTATTATTTGTAAGACAGtaactttttatatttaagagttactttagatattttttctttaaattttttcataCTAGAGATCACTTCTATATCCGTTTACAAGATAGTTTGTAAAGTACAAAGATTATAAATTGAAAAGTTTAAAAACTTAACAACCAGGGTTATTTAACTTTAAGTTCTGATTATTTTAGGTTTAGATTTTACTttgttaatttatattatttatgaaaattttttaatacattatacatttgagtaaatattacataataaataaaatataattattaaattatatttatatttattaatcaacaaactcaatttaaaatattatagaGCTGATAAACTCTAATAATAATTATGTCATTTTGTGTCTTATATAACAATTCTATTATTTAACAAGATAAATCGCTTGATAAagtgtctaattttaaaattttttattaaagtattaaaaatcaacatttataaaaaaattatgaaatttacTATTAATAATAAACCTATTAATAAATGCCTTTTGTGacattttttagataaattctttttattaaacttagaaattcataataataatatgttaACAAGAttctaattatataatttaatcataTATATTCGATAATAGATATATTAATACTACAAAAGTTAtccaaattaatattaatactattataattaaattaaattaatttttatgtattataatGTAATGTAAATagcataaaattataaatactattatagaaatatttttaaaagtgtgTGTGATTGTTGATtgtgaaaattaaattataataaatactataatttggtttaaaatttaaaattttatttcccTAATTTTgagatatataaattaaaatcaatCAACTAATATAAATATTTGTGTTTAGATTCTTCAAATAAAAACTACATGCCGAACGCCGTTAGCATTACCGTATTTACTCCATTCCTCTAATCAAATGTTTAACTAACTAATGACACTGAAATACTTTGATAAGATATTTTGCAAACTTATGTCACCCTTATACCATCATGTACATGTGTCACTTAGATTGTGAATAAAATAGAATCTCTTTAAAATCTATATAAATTTAAGGTGATTTCTTTTAAATCCATGCTAATTTTGCGGGTAAGTTATTTTTGTACATGTGTCATCATCTGAGTcattgattaaaaatttttttaacttttcatTAATACATTTATTGGTTATAGCAAAAGTCTTTAATGAAAATATACCATAACAAATACTACATTAATTATTGTATACATATACTGTATAGTGTATTGGGGAACATTTGCAATTATAATTTGTAATCTCTAActtgtttttcattttaaaaaataccctCCATCTCTTTCTGAAATTCAACATGCATGTCTCAAAACTTGAAAAACGTATAGAACCCACTACCCATGGTTTTTTCTCCTTCGTTCTATACCCACTACCCAACCCTGAAAGTTGTTATCCTAGAACCCACTACCCAATCCTGTTTCGTTTTTTCGCCTTCGTTCTATACCCAGCGTCCATTTTGCAAGAATGATCTCGTTCGAGTAACAGGTTCTGGAACTGGTGCTTTGGTTCCGTCAGATTGGCGTCAATGTCAACTGAGGAGAGGGCGAACGCTAAACTGATATGGCTTCGGTAGAGAAATTTGTAGCTGAACTTTTGCTTGATTTGAAACTGTGGCTGCTTGAAGCTGATTTACCAACATTCATTTTTTGGCTGGCTTCGAATTAGGTGTGTCCGATTCGGCAAGGTCACCTCCCTCCGAGAGTGCATTTTTTATCCGTTCAAGCTCAAACTTTGGTTGTCATCAAGCTATGTCCGATTAAGTTTTTTTGTTAATCCAGATTAGTTTAATTTGGATGATAGTCTATGCCTTTTAAACGGTTCTCTATTTAGGGTGTTGGATTGTTATTCTggaatttgaaaattaagtaaCATTATCCAGTTTTATGCTGTGGCTAGGTTTGgggaattgaaattaaaacCTTATACTGGGGTCGAAAACAATTGGGTTAGTTTAATTGGTTTTGGTTCATTTAATTTTACATGCAGCTTAGTTTAGCTTCCCGTAGTTACTGTGATTGGCTTTGTTTATTGACATTTTTGGGTAAAATTATAGCAGGGGTTAAATCATGTCCATAAAGGAGGATGATGTGAAGAATGATTCTGATAATGATTTGGGTGATGATTTCGATTATCAACCGAATGCAGAAGATGATGCTGAAGACAACGATGTAGACTCGCTGGATTCTACTATCAAGAGTGAAGAAGTTTGTGGTGTAAAAAGAATAGCAGATTTAATGGTGGAGGATATTTGGAGCCTGGAGTTTAGGATAGAGGATGAGGCTTGCCAATTTTACAACGCTTATTCTTGTTGGCATGGATTTATAATAAGGAAGGACGACATGGTTAGGGATAATCAAGGTAGAATCATTAGTAGGCAACTTGTTTGTGACAAAGAGGGCTGGAGGAATATGAGGTATCTTGATCTGGATGATAGATCAAGGGAGGCAAGGTCACTAACGCGAACCAAGTGTCCAGCTCGGCTTAGGGTAAAGCTTGACTACGGCTGTGGTAGATAAAAGGTATCATGTTTTGTGGAATCGCATAACCACGATCTGACGCCACCTCAATTTGTGCATCTGGTACCGACCAATCGTCGTCTCACTGTCACTGATAAAGTCCAAGTGAAAAATCTTCATAATTTTGGTGTCAAGACCTGCCATATTATGGGGTATATTGCGTTCCAGAAGGGTGGATATTGTCAAGCTGGTTTCACACGCAAAGATTTGTATAACTACATTGATCGTTATCGTCggtcaaaaattaaaaatgggGATGCCAATGCGGCAATAAACTATTTGATTGGCAAGTCAAACAATGATCCACTGTTCTTTGGAAAGTATACGTTCACTAGTGACGAAAGGCTCGAGCATATTTTTGGGCAGATGGGCAGTCAATTATCGACTATAACTGTTTTGGAGATATTATTGCCTTTGATTCAACCTACAAGAAGAATAAATACAACAAGCCTTTGGTCATTTTCTCCGGATGCAATCATTACAGGCAGACTGTTATCTTCGGCTCCGGCTTATTATTCGACGAAACCATAGAGACGTATAAGTGGTTGTTGGAAACCTTTATTGAAGCGATGGGTGGAAAAAGTTCTAAAGCAGTAATAACTGACGGAGACCTTGCCATACAAGATGCAATCAAGAATGTTCTTTCTGATACGACCCATCGGTTATGCGGATGGCATCTGCAGAGAAATGCGCGTGAAAATATAAAGAATCTGAATTTCCTGCGTGATTTTAAGGGTCTTATATACGACAACAACGACCACAGAGACTTTGATCGGAGATGGGCAGCCATTTTGGATAAGTACAACCTTGTTGGGAGTACCTGGATGGAAAAGACGTACGAAACTCGTGCGATGTGGTCCCATTGTTTCCTCCAAGATAAGTTTTTCGGTTACATAAGGACGACGTCACAGTGCGAAGGTATAAATTCTCTCATCAGGTTTTATGTTAATCGCAAGCACACCCTCATTGACTTCATGCACAACCTGGATAGGGCCTTAAAGGAGTATAGAAACAACGAATTAATAGCTGACTTTAAGTCTCAGTGGTCAGAGCTAGTGATGATTACCTCGTTTGAGGTATATGAAAGATCTGCATCATGTTATTTCACTCAAAACATTTTTAAGGAAATTTGTAATGAGATTCAGAGGGCAGGGGCTTTGAACATCATGGTACTAAGCACAACCTTGGACAAGGTAGAGTTCAATGTGACTACTCTTGGAGAGCCGGCCAAAGATTAACGGGTGGAAGTTGATAGAGGTAAGAATCTGTTCTTGTGCTCGTGCAAGCTATTTGAATCACGTGGTATTCCATGTAGTCATGTTTTCTATGCCATGAAGTTCGAAAACGTACTTGAGTTTCCAGATTCGTTGATCTACAAAAGGTGGacaaagaatgtaaagaacgAATTTATTAGCACAGAAATGCCCGTGAATGATGACGTCGAAAGGGTGTTAAAGTTTTGAGTTGGTGCATTGGCATCGAATTGCAACAAGCTGTGTGATATTGCTTGCAAGGATCTTGCAGACTTTGACGAAGTCCAGTCTGAACTTGTGAAGTTAGTTATCCGCTTGCAGTCACGCAAACAAGGCAAGTCAACTCCTAATGTTAATGTGGAAGGCATCAACGATCCCTTTGTTGTCAAAAGCAAAGGTGCCCCTTCCAAGAGGTCTTCTTGGAGGAAGAAGAGAGCATGCTCTAATTGCCACAAGTACGGTCATTACTACAAGCGCCGTCCAGACCTGATGCAGCATAGTGTGCAAGGTAACCCTTGCGATCGATCAGAGACCAATGCATCAGCCAAGGACTCAGGTTTTAGTCCAGAAAGGTTTGCTAATTCTTCGAGGTCATTCTCAGTTAAGTCCGAACACTGTTCAAGACCTAAGACCAAGGTAcgaattttttattctaattaagCTCATGCTGTGAAAATCTTCTTCGGTGGGTGTCCCTTTAAAAACAATTAAACTATGTGCATGTATTGCTCTGTTTGCGCAGCCTTTTAAAAAGGGTGGAACAAGGAAATTTACGACGACGGGTATGAGGAACCGGAAGGGTAATAACAACACATTTGATGTGGTAATTTTTGTGACTGTAAACCTCTAATTTTTGTGACATGAACTGGATAAATTAATGCAGTTGTCCTTCTtcttgtttaaaaaaaaattataaaacagCGGAGCCTCCATGAAAGCAGCAAATCCATTGACATCGCGTCCATGAATGgatttttcaacaaaaataccTACTCGTTAACACGGGTGCGATGCCTAAAACTCCTTTTAACCACTCTGTGATGAATGACCATTATGGTTTTATGCATGATTATGGGTTCTAATTGGAGATAATCATGTCATAACCAGGTGAAGGAGTCAAACAAGGATTGTGGAAACAAACAAGGATCATACATGGCATTGTTCGCGTCGATGCATAAGACACTTTGAACaattagaagaagaattagtcTTCTGAATTTATTGTTGCAAATATTTCGTGCTATAAGCATGATTTATCCAGATTAAATGAATGGAATGTATTTGCCGTTGCTTGGTATTGAGgagttttaatttttagatatttACGTTAACTGTGAATATGTCCGTTAGGATGATAATTATGTTCAATAATATAtatgtgttttgcttagattgCTGTATTTTAGTTCCAGTTAATTGTGGTTGAATTTGGGTTAAGGAGTTCCTACTATTGTGATTATGCAATACAATTGATCAATTAGACATGTGTTAAGGGATTGTTTCCCTACTTAGTGCATTTGATTTTACCAACCAAATTATTAGATTGAATGGTTAACTTCGTAGTCTCCAGGGTTTAATTGTTCGTTGATGATTGTTAATTCTCTTTTGTTACTTTCAGGTTGTGAATCTCGTTTGTTAATTTGAATTTCCTATTGTCATCGCAAATATTTTGGAGGAGAAATGGCTCCCAGGGTATGAAAGCAGTTTCAAATATAGCGAGTGTTTCTTGTACCTTTTTACGGGATTTGTTATGTGTCATCTGTTATATATAAAGCGAAAAACTTATACATACACACATTTATATTTGACCATATCATAGTTTCAATTATTAGGCAGAATAACATTTTGAAGTTGTTGATGTTAGATATTGACAGAATTTAACATTAGGaacaaaaacattttgaaaccaTAAGGGACATTTCCTTGTGCATTAGCAAATCTTTCTCTGCTTGAAGCTATTTGACTACAGCATGACTTTAATAGGCAGTGTTTTGCTTCATTGGATTTTCACCTCAACATTTCCATAATTTGTTCATCTGGCATCCGTAAGATTGTAAAGTATTATTACctgaaattaaaaattaataaacaatAACTATAACAAAAGTATATGTGAAAACAGTTCAAGAAATCATGTCTGCAAGATTATAATTACATGATTCATCCAGCCATTTGAACATGCAATTCACACAATCGCATcgtgcaaaaaaaaaaattaaaatcattatcATTTTATATTAAGCATACGAATCTCATAAAGCACTTATAGAAGCATCAGATACTATGAATTAACAAGGACATTACAACAACAACctagtattttaatttatattaacaAGTTTTTTATCGATTTTGAAAACCAAACCATTATTCATTTGTGGATATAAACTACATACATAAAATTTATCCATTCCGATACTAACCAATTTTTGAGAAGGCGTCGCAGCATCAATCAGACACGC includes:
- the LOC130934444 gene encoding protein FAR1-RELATED SEQUENCE 5-like, whose protein sequence is MSIKEDDVKNDSDNDLGDDFDYQPNAEDDAEDNDVDSLDSTIKSEEVCGVKRIADLMVEDIWSLEFRIEDEACQFYNAYSCWHGFIIRKDDMVRDNQGRIISRQLVCDKEGWRNMRYLDLDDRSREARSLTRTKCPARLRVKLDYGCGR